One Prevotella intermedia ATCC 25611 = DSM 20706 DNA window includes the following coding sequences:
- a CDS encoding DUF3575 domain-containing protein, whose translation MKRIFIAFLSIMAATMAHGQAISVNTDVAMMALQTYNIGAEMTIGNRSTLGLSVFANNKPYWHKDMKVIGVQPEYRYYFGGRPMYHHFVGVSALAVDYNTKWKDTRYDGLAVGAGLTFGYVVSLSERWTIDAHAGFGLVVFHQKKITDGLPDLETPSGINMGGGYTGYGILPTKIGITLSYILR comes from the coding sequence ATGAAAAGAATATTCATAGCTTTCCTAAGCATAATGGCTGCAACAATGGCACACGGTCAGGCCATTTCTGTAAATACCGACGTGGCAATGATGGCACTGCAAACCTATAATATTGGTGCAGAAATGACAATAGGAAACCGTTCTACATTGGGATTGAGCGTATTTGCCAACAACAAACCCTATTGGCACAAGGATATGAAGGTAATAGGTGTACAGCCAGAATATCGCTACTATTTCGGAGGACGCCCTATGTACCACCACTTCGTGGGTGTCAGCGCATTGGCCGTAGACTATAATACGAAATGGAAAGATACGCGCTACGACGGTCTTGCAGTAGGTGCTGGCTTGACATTCGGCTATGTTGTATCGCTTTCCGAGCGTTGGACGATTGATGCGCACGCTGGCTTTGGCTTGGTGGTTTTCCATCAAAAGAAGATAACCGACGGGTTGCCCGATTTGGAAACACCCTCAGGAATAAATATGGGAGGCGGATATACGGGTTATGGAATACTGCCAACCAAAATCGGTATTACGCTTTCATACATATTAAGATAA
- a CDS encoding DUF3575 domain-containing protein yields the protein MTYLKKCLLTLVVALFANPMLVATYGQSSALYYSKVDNLKFGERISLRTNAMDWITLTPNFGLEYTLGNKSWNKWTLGVSGRINWNTQTKDLTYNVYDIYDGKVELRKYWHGKNPRRVFYWGVYGGANKFNIKFSEIGKKGNAFTGGLMVGTVTQLYGYQNGASLDLDLGINAGVVFAKYDEYRRDVISKQHVYTTVTPQNGYKLTFSPLLYAVSTDVVKVGLTYHFGTKVANRYKKRQAVDESYRIELANKAYTKDTLRIAKEEKKRAKHIERARNKRLKEYEKAKKQATKAEEKVAREAEKKKKGAKK from the coding sequence ATGACTTACTTAAAGAAATGCTTACTAACATTGGTAGTGGCACTATTTGCCAACCCAATGCTTGTAGCAACCTATGGGCAGAGTTCTGCACTTTATTACAGCAAAGTAGACAACTTGAAATTTGGCGAACGAATCAGTTTGCGTACCAATGCTATGGATTGGATTACGCTAACTCCTAACTTCGGCTTGGAATACACTCTGGGTAACAAAAGTTGGAACAAATGGACACTTGGTGTTTCAGGAAGAATAAATTGGAATACACAAACCAAAGACCTTACTTATAATGTGTACGACATCTACGATGGGAAAGTAGAACTACGCAAATATTGGCACGGAAAGAACCCGCGCCGTGTGTTCTATTGGGGCGTATATGGCGGTGCCAACAAGTTTAACATCAAGTTTTCCGAAATAGGAAAGAAGGGAAATGCTTTCACCGGAGGACTTATGGTAGGCACTGTTACACAACTATATGGCTACCAGAACGGTGCAAGCCTCGACCTCGACCTTGGCATAAATGCTGGTGTAGTGTTCGCAAAATACGACGAATATCGCCGTGATGTCATCAGCAAACAGCACGTTTACACTACCGTAACACCACAAAATGGCTACAAACTAACGTTCTCGCCATTGCTTTATGCGGTTTCAACCGATGTTGTAAAGGTGGGACTGACCTATCATTTTGGTACGAAGGTAGCAAACCGATACAAGAAACGTCAAGCTGTAGACGAATCATATCGTATAGAGTTGGCTAACAAGGCATATACTAAGGACACGCTGCGCATTGCAAAAGAAGAAAAAAAGAGGGCTAAACACATAGAAAGGGCGCGCAACAAGCGACTCAAAGAATACGAAAAAGCCAAGAAACAAGCAACTAAGGCAGAGGAAAAGGTGGCAAGAGAGGCCGAGAAAAAGAAGAAAGGAGCCAAGAAATGA
- a CDS encoding sensor histidine kinase: MINLLRKSTRTYKENVVYFLLWLLVFAIPIATMCFRANSIFEHYNWAHIVNVWIITLMFLGAFVVHNFLLLPQIVYRRRHSRYVWGTVVLMAAFAFLQYLFHTTLAAKASTVMGQIENLESNIIRNQTDVVPQMLVLNMLILVLMFGMNFGVKLFFKSDEDQQKLCDLQEKNLEHQLAYLKYQINPHFFMNTLNNIHALVDIDPEKAKWAIIVMSKMMRYVLYEGNHTFIPLQKESDFIHSYISLMRMRYTEKVNINLDVPEHFSVGEIPPLLLICFVGNAFKHGISYQHESTIDISLAVEDDKIKFRCINSKLSESEAEKGGMGLESVHQRLNLIYPNQHTLVVEDREDTFSVWLELPLTNRRDN, translated from the coding sequence ATGATAAATCTATTACGGAAATCAACACGCACGTATAAAGAGAATGTTGTCTATTTTCTTTTATGGCTGCTTGTCTTTGCTATCCCCATAGCAACGATGTGTTTTCGTGCAAATAGCATTTTCGAACATTACAATTGGGCGCATATTGTTAATGTGTGGATAATCACGTTGATGTTTCTTGGTGCGTTCGTTGTACACAATTTCCTGTTGCTGCCGCAGATTGTTTACCGCAGACGGCATAGTCGTTATGTTTGGGGAACAGTTGTTCTGATGGCTGCTTTTGCGTTTTTGCAGTATCTTTTCCATACCACTTTGGCAGCGAAAGCTTCGACAGTGATGGGTCAGATAGAAAACCTCGAAAGTAATATCATACGCAATCAAACAGATGTAGTGCCACAAATGCTTGTCTTGAATATGCTTATCTTGGTGTTGATGTTTGGAATGAACTTCGGCGTGAAGTTGTTCTTCAAGTCTGACGAAGACCAACAGAAGCTGTGCGACTTGCAGGAAAAGAACTTGGAACACCAGCTGGCTTATCTGAAATATCAAATAAACCCGCACTTCTTTATGAACACTCTCAACAACATACACGCCTTGGTAGACATCGACCCTGAGAAGGCAAAGTGGGCAATCATCGTTATGTCGAAGATGATGCGGTATGTACTCTACGAGGGCAACCACACCTTTATACCGTTGCAGAAAGAAAGCGACTTCATACATAGCTATATTTCGCTGATGCGTATGCGCTATACCGAGAAGGTAAACATCAATCTCGACGTGCCCGAACACTTCTCGGTGGGCGAAATCCCGCCGTTGTTGCTTATCTGTTTTGTTGGAAATGCCTTTAAGCACGGCATTAGCTATCAGCACGAAAGCACGATAGACATATCGCTTGCCGTAGAAGACGACAAGATAAAGTTTCGTTGCATCAACAGCAAACTCTCAGAGTCGGAAGCTGAAAAAGGCGGAATGGGCTTGGAGAGCGTCCACCAACGTCTGAACCTGATTTATCCAAACCAACATACACTTGTAGTAGAAGACAGGGAAGATACTTTCAGTGTATGGTTGGAACTACCTTTGACAAATAGAAGAGACAATTAA
- a CDS encoding LytR/AlgR family response regulator transcription factor, with product MENRIRTLAIDDEPLALKQLSAYIKKNAFLELVGECQNAIEAKEEMQKQAVDAIFIDINMPDMSGLDFVRSLEVKPLVVFTTAYSDYAVEGYKVEAIDYLLKPFGQAELNAAAESVKRQYTLLHKAAEKSSSPDDDTLFLKNEYKAVRINVSDIRYIEGMGEYLKIHFISGRKPLVVLSSMKKMEEHLPNGFMRIHRSWIINLMDISEVNKNRILMNDGVFVPIGDMYRNSFAKYVGSKFLDK from the coding sequence ATGGAAAACCGAATAAGAACCTTAGCTATCGACGACGAGCCTTTGGCACTCAAGCAACTGTCTGCCTACATAAAGAAGAACGCTTTCTTGGAGCTTGTCGGCGAATGTCAGAATGCTATCGAGGCGAAAGAGGAAATGCAGAAACAAGCCGTCGATGCCATTTTTATCGACATAAATATGCCCGATATGAGTGGGCTCGACTTTGTGCGCTCGTTGGAAGTGAAACCCTTGGTGGTGTTTACCACTGCGTATAGCGACTATGCCGTGGAAGGCTATAAGGTGGAAGCGATAGACTACCTGCTGAAACCCTTCGGACAGGCAGAACTGAATGCAGCTGCCGAAAGCGTGAAACGGCAATACACCCTCTTGCACAAGGCTGCCGAAAAGAGTTCTTCGCCCGACGACGACACGCTCTTTCTGAAGAACGAGTACAAGGCTGTCCGCATAAACGTGAGCGACATACGCTACATTGAGGGAATGGGCGAATACCTAAAGATACACTTCATAAGCGGGCGAAAGCCCTTGGTGGTATTGTCGAGTATGAAGAAGATGGAAGAACACCTACCCAATGGCTTCATGCGCATTCATCGTTCGTGGATTATCAACTTGATGGACATAAGCGAAGTGAACAAAAACCGCATTCTGATGAACGACGGCGTGTTCGTTCCCATTGGCGACATGTATCGCAACAGCTTCGCAAAGTACGTCGGTTCAAAGTTCTTGGACAAGTAG
- a CDS encoding FMN-binding protein: protein MKKQVLAFAVVALTTAGFAFAAAGDDNVMRKQADGTYVVNTTTLAANVRGYKGATPLEVHIKKNKVVKVVALKNNETPQYFAQVTSKMLPNFSGKSISKVGSVDAVSGATISSKAVKANVEAAVKYYKAHK from the coding sequence ATGAAGAAACAAGTTTTAGCTTTTGCCGTTGTGGCTTTAACGACAGCGGGTTTCGCCTTTGCAGCAGCAGGCGACGACAACGTAATGCGCAAGCAGGCAGACGGCACGTATGTAGTAAACACGACGACACTGGCAGCCAACGTGCGTGGCTATAAGGGTGCAACACCCTTGGAAGTGCATATAAAGAAAAACAAGGTGGTGAAGGTTGTGGCACTTAAAAACAACGAAACGCCACAGTATTTTGCACAGGTAACTTCCAAGATGTTGCCCAATTTTAGTGGCAAGAGCATCTCGAAGGTTGGTTCGGTAGACGCTGTGAGCGGTGCCACCATCTCGTCGAAAGCCGTAAAAGCCAATGTGGAAGCAGCCGTGAAGTATTACAAGGCGCACAAGTAA
- a CDS encoding aspartate-semialdehyde dehydrogenase, whose amino-acid sequence MKVAIVGASGAVGQEFLRILAERNFPLDDLVLFGSSRSVGNKYTFKGKEYEVKLLQHNDDFKDIDIAFTSAGGSTSAEFADTITKYGTVMIDNSSQFRMDKDVPLVVPEINAEDALTRPRGIIANPNCTTIMMVVVLNPIEKLSHIKRVRISSYQSASGAGAAAMQELEQQYREILETGEAKTISKFPHQLAYNVIPQIDKMTETDYTKEEMKMFYETQKIMHSDVRTSATCVRVSSLRSHSESVWIETEKPLEIAEIRKALEAAPSVTLVDDPQNYVYPMPLESAGKDDIYVGRVRKDLADENGTTLWLTGDQIRKGAALNAVQIAEYLIKVGNVK is encoded by the coding sequence ATGAAAGTAGCAATTGTAGGTGCCAGCGGCGCAGTAGGACAAGAGTTCCTCCGCATATTGGCAGAAAGAAATTTCCCATTAGACGACCTCGTTCTTTTCGGTTCAAGCCGCTCTGTGGGCAACAAGTACACATTCAAGGGTAAGGAATACGAAGTAAAACTTCTTCAGCATAACGACGATTTCAAGGATATTGACATTGCTTTCACCAGTGCAGGCGGCAGCACATCGGCTGAATTTGCCGACACAATTACGAAGTACGGCACTGTAATGATTGACAACTCGAGCCAATTCCGTATGGACAAAGACGTACCATTGGTAGTTCCAGAAATCAATGCCGAAGATGCACTGACCCGTCCACGTGGTATCATAGCTAATCCGAACTGCACCACCATTATGATGGTAGTGGTTTTGAATCCTATCGAGAAGCTAAGCCACATCAAGCGTGTACGCATCAGCAGCTATCAGAGTGCTTCGGGTGCGGGTGCGGCAGCGATGCAGGAACTGGAACAGCAGTACAGGGAAATTCTTGAAACAGGCGAGGCAAAGACCATCAGCAAGTTCCCGCACCAATTGGCTTACAACGTGATTCCACAAATCGACAAGATGACGGAAACCGACTATACGAAAGAGGAAATGAAGATGTTCTACGAAACGCAGAAAATTATGCACTCCGATGTTCGCACCAGTGCCACCTGCGTGCGTGTATCATCGCTCCGAAGCCATTCAGAGTCGGTTTGGATAGAAACGGAAAAGCCTTTGGAGATTGCCGAAATACGCAAGGCACTCGAAGCAGCACCCAGCGTTACGCTTGTAGACGACCCACAAAACTACGTTTACCCTATGCCATTGGAGAGTGCAGGCAAAGACGACATCTACGTTGGACGTGTCCGCAAAGACCTTGCCGACGAAAACGGCACTACACTCTGGCTCACGGGCGACCAAATACGCAAGGGCGCAGCACTCAATGCCGTGCAGATTGCCGAATATCTGATTAAGGTGGGCAACGTAAAATAA
- a CDS encoding cation:proton antiporter has translation MFNIAQYFPITDPTLIFFVVLMMILLSPIIMGRLRIPYIIGMVLAGVLVGEYGLNILKRDASFELFGSVGLYYIMFLAGLEMDMEGLKKNKWRVLSFGLLTFVTPYVLTFLMATYLLNYSPMSSLLLGCIMSSSTLVAYPIVGRYGLSQHPASTLSVGATMVSLFLALVIMAMIVNSYQGGSGGVFWLWFMLKFALYLAGLVYFIPRLTRWFLRRYADAVMQFLFVLVVLFFSAALSDAIGLEGIFGAFFSGLILNRFIPRLSPLMSHIEFTGNALFIPYFLIGVGMLINVRSLFEGTHIIWVVLCIVFFGTVGKAVAAYLAGFLFRLKREMSDMLFGLTSAHAAGAIAMVMVGLQLEVAPGEFLFNDEVLNGIVVMILFTCVISSLVTERAAQKIRLTKKEEPEMVKADGDERILVPVKYPDYADNLLSLAMMMRNSKLKSEIVGLNVVYDDVNAAANQEEGRQLLEHLHKQATSANVPMVTQVRIAANIANGIKHAFKEFQASEIVMGLHARQAISKGFWGQFTQSLYNGLSRQITIARIVQPLNTIRRIQVAVPSRAEFEPGFYRWLERLARLASNTDCRIVFHARQESLELIMGYIRNRHPNVRAEYAEMQHWNELPHLANEVNDDHLFVIITARKGTISYKNAMERIPEEVNRFFKSKTLMIIFPDQYGNPMDGMTFAQSQHTEERSAYDVVRDFMQKKIR, from the coding sequence ATGTTCAATATAGCCCAGTATTTTCCAATCACCGACCCAACATTGATATTCTTTGTTGTATTGATGATGATTTTATTGTCGCCCATCATTATGGGACGACTGCGCATTCCGTACATCATCGGAATGGTTTTGGCGGGTGTGTTGGTAGGCGAGTACGGCTTGAACATACTGAAACGAGATGCGTCGTTTGAATTGTTTGGCAGCGTCGGGCTATATTACATTATGTTTCTTGCTGGTCTTGAAATGGATATGGAGGGGCTGAAGAAGAATAAGTGGCGTGTGCTGTCGTTCGGCTTGCTCACCTTCGTTACTCCCTATGTGCTGACTTTCCTAATGGCGACCTATCTGTTGAACTACTCGCCAATGTCGTCTTTGCTGCTTGGTTGCATTATGTCATCGAGCACACTCGTTGCTTATCCGATAGTGGGTCGCTACGGTCTTTCGCAGCATCCTGCATCTACGCTCAGCGTTGGTGCGACAATGGTGTCGCTGTTCTTGGCACTTGTTATTATGGCGATGATAGTAAACTCGTATCAAGGTGGCAGCGGTGGTGTGTTCTGGCTGTGGTTTATGCTGAAGTTTGCGCTCTATTTGGCAGGTCTTGTCTACTTTATTCCACGCCTTACTCGGTGGTTTCTGCGCCGTTATGCCGATGCAGTAATGCAGTTTCTCTTCGTTTTGGTCGTGCTGTTCTTTTCTGCAGCCCTGTCCGATGCCATTGGATTGGAGGGAATCTTCGGTGCTTTCTTCTCTGGACTTATACTAAACCGTTTCATTCCGCGCCTTTCACCGCTGATGAGCCATATAGAATTTACGGGTAATGCACTGTTCATTCCTTATTTCCTGATAGGTGTGGGAATGCTGATAAACGTGCGCTCACTTTTCGAGGGTACGCACATTATTTGGGTAGTGCTGTGCATTGTGTTCTTCGGAACGGTGGGAAAGGCAGTCGCAGCCTATTTGGCAGGCTTCCTGTTCCGCTTAAAGCGAGAAATGTCCGATATGCTTTTCGGTCTGACAAGTGCACACGCGGCAGGCGCAATCGCAATGGTAATGGTGGGTTTGCAGCTCGAAGTCGCCCCGGGGGAGTTCCTTTTCAACGATGAAGTGCTGAACGGAATTGTTGTCATGATACTCTTTACTTGTGTAATATCTTCGCTTGTAACCGAGCGGGCGGCGCAAAAGATTCGCTTAACGAAGAAAGAAGAACCCGAAATGGTGAAAGCCGATGGCGACGAACGCATTCTTGTGCCTGTGAAATATCCCGATTATGCCGACAATTTGCTTTCGTTGGCAATGATGATGCGCAATTCCAAGCTGAAAAGCGAGATAGTTGGACTGAACGTTGTCTACGACGATGTGAACGCAGCAGCCAATCAGGAAGAAGGACGACAGCTCTTGGAACATCTGCATAAGCAGGCAACGTCTGCCAATGTGCCGATGGTAACGCAGGTGCGCATCGCTGCCAACATAGCCAATGGTATAAAACACGCCTTCAAAGAGTTTCAGGCATCGGAAATAGTAATGGGTCTGCACGCCCGACAAGCTATATCGAAGGGCTTTTGGGGACAGTTTACGCAGAGCTTGTACAACGGTTTGAGCCGACAAATAACGATTGCCCGCATTGTGCAACCACTGAATACGATTCGCCGAATACAAGTAGCCGTGCCTTCGCGTGCAGAGTTTGAGCCTGGTTTCTACCGTTGGCTGGAACGGCTTGCACGTTTGGCGTCGAATACCGATTGTCGTATTGTATTCCACGCTCGCCAAGAATCGCTCGAACTTATCATGGGATATATTCGTAACCGCCACCCAAATGTGCGTGCCGAATATGCCGAAATGCAACATTGGAACGAACTGCCGCATTTAGCGAACGAGGTAAACGATGACCATTTATTCGTGATTATCACGGCACGAAAGGGCACAATATCTTATAAGAATGCGATGGAGCGCATTCCAGAGGAAGTAAACCGCTTCTTCAAGAGCAAGACGCTTATGATAATATTCCCCGACCAGTATGGCAATCCTATGGACGGAATGACGTTTGCACAGTCGCAACACACCGAAGAGCGCAGTGCTTACGATGTAGTCCGTGATTTTATGCAAAAGAAAATAAGATAG
- a CDS encoding ABC transporter ATP-binding protein, whose product MIEIKGVTKSFGSLQVLKGIDLRIEKGEIVSIVGPSGAGKTTLLQILGTLDKPDSGSVVVDGIETSTLSTNKLSEFRNTHLGFVFQFHQLLPEFTAIENIMIPAYIAGMKPKEARSRAEELLEFMGLSDRATHKPNELSGGEKQRVAVARALMNNPAVILADEPSGSLDSKNKEELHKLFFELRDKFGQTFVIVTHDETLATLTDRTIHLKDGRIVGEGSEASAV is encoded by the coding sequence ATGATAGAAATAAAAGGTGTTACTAAGAGTTTTGGTTCGCTGCAAGTGCTGAAAGGCATTGACTTGCGCATTGAGAAAGGCGAGATAGTGAGCATTGTCGGTCCTTCGGGAGCAGGCAAAACCACGTTGCTGCAAATTCTTGGTACGTTAGATAAGCCCGATAGTGGCTCTGTCGTAGTGGACGGCATAGAAACCAGCACGCTATCGACCAATAAACTAAGCGAGTTTCGCAACACGCATCTTGGCTTTGTGTTCCAGTTTCACCAGCTTTTACCAGAGTTTACGGCAATCGAGAATATTATGATTCCCGCCTATATTGCAGGAATGAAACCCAAAGAAGCACGCAGCCGTGCCGAGGAACTGTTGGAATTTATGGGGTTGAGCGACCGTGCGACCCACAAACCCAACGAACTTTCGGGAGGAGAGAAGCAGCGTGTGGCAGTGGCAAGGGCACTGATGAACAATCCTGCTGTAATTCTTGCAGACGAACCGTCAGGTAGCTTGGACTCGAAAAACAAGGAAGAACTGCATAAACTCTTTTTCGAATTGCGCGATAAGTTCGGACAAACTTTCGTCATCGTTACACACGACGAAACGTTGGCTACATTAACCGACCGCACCATACACTTGAAAGACGGACGCATAGTGGGAGAGGGCAGCGAAGCCAGCGCAGTATAA
- a CDS encoding S1 RNA-binding domain-containing protein, with protein MTKLKIGDYNTLTVLKVALREGNGDPFGLYLDGGRAGEILMPQKYVPEGVSVGDDLRVFVYLDQEERPIATTEQPLAVVGEFAYLECSWVNEYGAFLHWGVTKDLFCPFREQKKRMQIGESYIVHVHLDEETYRLVASAKVEHYFEEEKPTYKQGEEVDLMIWQKTELGFKVIIDNKYPALVYGDQVFQYVHTGDRMKGYIATVRPDGKIDCTLQPTGQRYAKDFAEVLLQYLKDNGGVCNLGDKSDAEDIKRLFQVSKKVYKKAVGDLYKRHLITVEPLAIRLV; from the coding sequence ATGACAAAACTAAAGATAGGCGATTACAATACGCTGACTGTATTGAAGGTGGCATTGCGCGAAGGCAATGGCGACCCATTCGGATTGTATCTTGACGGTGGTCGTGCAGGCGAAATATTGATGCCTCAGAAGTATGTTCCCGAGGGCGTTTCAGTAGGCGACGACCTACGTGTCTTTGTGTATCTCGACCAGGAAGAACGCCCCATTGCCACAACCGAACAACCACTTGCCGTAGTAGGCGAGTTTGCATACTTGGAGTGTTCGTGGGTAAACGAGTATGGTGCATTCCTTCACTGGGGCGTAACGAAAGACCTGTTCTGTCCCTTCCGCGAGCAGAAAAAGCGTATGCAGATAGGCGAATCGTATATTGTGCACGTACATCTTGACGAAGAGACTTACCGTTTGGTGGCATCGGCGAAGGTGGAACATTATTTCGAGGAAGAGAAACCAACGTACAAGCAAGGCGAGGAGGTTGATTTGATGATTTGGCAAAAGACCGAACTCGGTTTCAAAGTCATTATTGACAACAAGTATCCTGCCCTTGTTTATGGCGACCAAGTGTTCCAATACGTTCACACGGGCGACCGTATGAAAGGTTATATTGCCACAGTCCGACCAGACGGAAAGATTGACTGCACGCTGCAACCAACAGGACAGCGATATGCAAAAGACTTTGCCGAAGTGCTTCTGCAATACTTGAAGGACAACGGTGGCGTGTGCAACCTTGGCGACAAAAGCGATGCGGAAGACATAAAACGCCTCTTCCAAGTGTCAAAGAAAGTCTACAAGAAAGCCGTCGGAGACCTTTACAAGCGTCATCTCATTACGGTTGAACCACTTGCAATCCGCCTTGTGTAA